The segment CCGACGAGTGAGACGATCATCTGGAGTACCTACAAGAACTGGATCCAGAGCTACCGTGACCTGCCTCTACTCTGTAATCAGTGGGCCAACGTAGTGCGCTGGGAGATGCGTACGCGTCTCTTCCTTCGCACGGCTGAGTTCCTCTGGCAAGAGGGTCACACGGCACATGCTACCCAAGAGGAGGCAATCGCTGAGGCACGTAAGATGATCGGTGTCTATGAGGACTTCGCCCGTGAGATGCTGGCACTGCCGGTTATCGTTGGAGTCAAGAGTGAGACCGAGCGCTTCGCTGGCGCTATCGACACCTACACCATCGAGGCGATGATGCAGGACGGCAAAGCTTTGCAGTCTGGCACTTCGCACTTCCTAGGACAAAACTTCGCTAAGGCGTTTGACGTTACCTTTCTCGATAAGGAAGGCAATCGTGACTACGTCTGGGCTACCTCATGGGGCGTATCCACACGTCTCGTCGGTGCGCTCATCATGGCGCACAGCGATGACAACGGGCTGGTTCTGCCGCCACGCATTGCGCCTATCCAGGTGGTCATCGTGCCGATCTACAAGAGCGAGGAGGAGCTGCAGCGTATCCACGAGACAGCCGACAAGATCGTCAGCGAGCTACGCCAGCATGGCGTATCGGTTCAGATCGATGACAACGACAATAAGAAGCCCGGGTGGAAGTTTGCTGAGTATGAGATGAAGGGTGTCCCCGTACGGCTCGCTCTCGGTATGCGCGACCTGGAGCATGGCACCGTCGAGGTGGCTCGTCGTGACACGCTCACCAAGGAGACCATGCCGCTAGAGGGCATCTCCGCACATATTGAGCAGCTACTCGAGGATATTCAGAGCAATCTCTACAACCGCTCACTCCAGTCGCTCAAGGAGCGCACTTACATCTGCGACAGCTACGATGAGTTCAAGGAGCGCATCGAGGGCGGCGGCTTCTTCCTCTGCCACTGGGACGGCACAGCCGAGACGGAGGCACGTATCAAGGAGGAGACCAAGGCAACGATCCGCTGCATACCTCGTGACATCCCCTCGGAGCCTGGTCGCTGTATGGTGACTGGTCGCCCCTCTAAGTGCAGGGTCATCATCGCTCGCTCTTACTAAGACATAAGACAATGGTAATGCGCAATTCACTGATCGCACACTCAGGCGGCGTGGATAGCACGACGCTCCTCTACGAGTATCGTGAGGAGGTGGCTTGTGCCGTGGGCTTTGACTACGGCTCCAAGCACAATGCTCGTGAGCTGGCCGCTGCCAAGGCTATCTGTCGTGAGCTAGATATACCCTACCTGATCATCCCGCTCGCCTTCATCGAGGAGTACTTTCGCAGTGACCTCCTCCTCTCGGGTGGCGAGATGCAGCTGGGGGACTATTCGGAGGAGAATATGCGCTCGACGGTGGTACCCTTTCGCAATGGCATCATGCTGAGCGTCCTCGCAGGGTTGGCCGAGAGCCGAGACTTGCAGCAGGTACTCATAGCCAACCACTTTGGCGACCACGCCATCTACCCAGACTGTCGTGAGAGTTTTGTCAAGCCTATGGGCGAGGCGATCACGGCTGGCACCAGCAATGGGGTCAAGCTGGTGGCACCCTACACGGCCCTCACGAAAGCTGAGATCGTAGCTCGGGGCACTCGTCTTGGGGTACCCTACGGCAAAACGTACAGTTGCTATCAAGGGGGCGAGCGGCACTGCGGACGCTGCGGCACCTGTCGGGAGCGTCACGACGCTTTTGTGGCAAACGGACTGGAGGATCCGACGCTTTACGAGGAGTAAGTGGCGGTATGCTGGTTATCCCAGAAGCTTTCGATCAGAACAATGCGGAGCAGATGTCTGCCCTGCAATGCCTCGAGCAGACCTCTATGAGTCTCTTCCTGACGGGTAGTGCGGGAACCGGCAAGTCCTACTTCCTGCAGCACTACTGCGAGGTGACTCACAAGAAGTTTGTCAAGCTTGCTCCGACGGGGCTAGCTGCGCTCAACATCCATGGGCAGACGATCCACAGCTTCTTCCGGCTACCACTAGCACCGCTGACAGATCCCAACCATACCTCCGCCATCACACGCCGCTACCGCAAGGACAAGCGGGAGCTCATTCGTCAGCTCGATCTGATCATCATCGACGAGATATCGATGGTGCGGTGTGACCTGCTCGATGCGATGGATCGTATCCTGCGCAGTGTGAGGCACAGCCGGGTGCCCTTTGGGGGTGTGCAACTCCTCATGGTGGGCGACCCTTTTCAGCTACCGCCAGTCACGACAGCCTCCGACCAGGAGGAGATGCAGCGCGCTTACCCTGAGAGTGACGGCTTTTACTTCTTTGAGGCGCACGCCTACGCTGCACTGGCACCCATCTCCATAGTCCTACGTCGCATGTATCGCCAGAGCGATCAGCACTTTGTCTCCGCACTTGAGGAGATCCGTCTAGGACGTGTCAGCGATGATACGGTCGCCCTGCTCAACAGCCGCGTCTCCCCACAGTGGCAGAAGGAACTGCTCCAGAGCGATCAGCATGCGGTGCTACTCTTCTCTCACAGAGCCAATGTGGAGGCGTACAACCAGTCTCGCTGCGCCCAGCTTGATGCCAAAGAAGTAACCTTCCGCGGCAAGCTCAAGGGCAAGATCCCCGCCTCTGCTCTGCCCGTTCCCGAAGAGTTTTCGCTCAAGGTGGGGACTCAGGTGATGCTCGTGAGCAACCACCCCGACGGGGCGTG is part of the Porphyromonas asaccharolytica DSM 20707 genome and harbors:
- the proS gene encoding proline--tRNA ligase encodes the protein MAKKEIKELTPRDENYSQWYQDIVVKAGLAENSSVRGCMVIKPYGYGIWEKMQQDLDRRFKETGHSNAYFPLFIPKSYLSREAEHVEGFAKECAVVTHYRLRTNEAGDGVEVDPNAKLEEELIVRPTSETIIWSTYKNWIQSYRDLPLLCNQWANVVRWEMRTRLFLRTAEFLWQEGHTAHATQEEAIAEARKMIGVYEDFAREMLALPVIVGVKSETERFAGAIDTYTIEAMMQDGKALQSGTSHFLGQNFAKAFDVTFLDKEGNRDYVWATSWGVSTRLVGALIMAHSDDNGLVLPPRIAPIQVVIVPIYKSEEELQRIHETADKIVSELRQHGVSVQIDDNDNKKPGWKFAEYEMKGVPVRLALGMRDLEHGTVEVARRDTLTKETMPLEGISAHIEQLLEDIQSNLYNRSLQSLKERTYICDSYDEFKERIEGGGFFLCHWDGTAETEARIKEETKATIRCIPRDIPSEPGRCMVTGRPSKCRVIIARSY
- the queC gene encoding 7-cyano-7-deazaguanine synthase QueC yields the protein MRNSLIAHSGGVDSTTLLYEYREEVACAVGFDYGSKHNARELAAAKAICRELDIPYLIIPLAFIEEYFRSDLLLSGGEMQLGDYSEENMRSTVVPFRNGIMLSVLAGLAESRDLQQVLIANHFGDHAIYPDCRESFVKPMGEAITAGTSNGVKLVAPYTALTKAEIVARGTRLGVPYGKTYSCYQGGERHCGRCGTCRERHDAFVANGLEDPTLYEE
- a CDS encoding ATP-dependent DNA helicase, which translates into the protein MLVIPEAFDQNNAEQMSALQCLEQTSMSLFLTGSAGTGKSYFLQHYCEVTHKKFVKLAPTGLAALNIHGQTIHSFFRLPLAPLTDPNHTSAITRRYRKDKRELIRQLDLIIIDEISMVRCDLLDAMDRILRSVRHSRVPFGGVQLLMVGDPFQLPPVTTASDQEEMQRAYPESDGFYFFEAHAYAALAPISIVLRRMYRQSDQHFVSALEEIRLGRVSDDTVALLNSRVSPQWQKELLQSDQHAVLLFSHRANVEAYNQSRCAQLDAKEVTFRGKLKGKIPASALPVPEEFSLKVGTQVMLVSNHPDGAWVNGTTGVITKLVGGTIGDITEPYAKVKTPDGETIIVTPHTWSQVDYDYDEEKGEIVERQTGSYTQLPLIVAYSITVHKAQGQTCDQIVVDPSRFFAPGQGYVALSRCRTLEGLTLTQPLKPYNLRTAPSVLQFYRKILSEVRG